From Bacteroidales bacterium, a single genomic window includes:
- a CDS encoding ribonuclease Z produces the protein MSFKLTILGCSSATPTVERHSSAQVLNVNERLFLIDCGEGAQIQMRRFKIKFQRIDHIFISHLHGDHYLGLMGLLFTLHLLGRKKELHLYADNDLKEILDIQLEISKTTLVYPLIFHPVDSTLSEIIYEDKNIVVRTIPLDHRIPTTGFLFIEKQKERKIKKEILQKIDIPEEAFDSIKKGHGFTDVNKKYHSNAELTIAGPKSVSYAYCSDTGYTDSYLSIINGVDLLYHEATFLRDKEKSAREKFHCTAYDAATIANKAKVKKLMLGHYSARYDDLSPLLEEAKKEFNNSILAEEGMTYDIS, from the coding sequence GCGCTTATTTTTGATTGATTGCGGAGAAGGTGCGCAAATACAAATGCGCAGGTTTAAAATAAAATTCCAACGTATCGACCATATCTTTATTAGCCATCTTCATGGCGACCATTATTTAGGATTGATGGGGTTGTTGTTTACATTGCATTTATTGGGACGAAAGAAAGAACTCCATTTATACGCCGATAATGACCTGAAAGAAATTCTTGACATACAGCTTGAAATTTCAAAAACAACACTTGTGTATCCGTTGATATTTCACCCTGTTGACAGTACGCTTTCAGAAATAATTTATGAAGATAAAAATATTGTTGTCCGAACCATTCCATTAGATCATAGAATTCCTACTACAGGGTTTCTGTTCATCGAAAAACAAAAAGAAAGAAAAATTAAAAAAGAAATTTTACAGAAAATTGATATTCCTGAAGAAGCTTTTGATTCCATTAAAAAAGGTCATGGTTTTACTGATGTGAATAAGAAATATCATAGTAATGCAGAACTTACTATTGCCGGACCGAAGTCCGTTTCATACGCTTATTGTTCCGACACTGGTTATACGGATTCTTATCTTTCAATTATTAATGGTGTTGATTTGTTATATCATGAAGCCACATTCCTTCGTGATAAAGAAAAAAGTGCACGCGAAAAATTTCATTGCACTGCTTACGATGCAGCAACTATTGCAAATAAAGCCAAAGTGAAAAAGTTGATGTTAGGTCATTACTCAGCCCGTTATGATGACCTTTCCCCATTACTTGAAGAAGCTAAGAAAGAATTTAATAACAGTATTCTTGCTGAAGAAGGAATGACGTATGATATTTCTTAG